In the Mytilus galloprovincialis chromosome 10, xbMytGall1.hap1.1, whole genome shotgun sequence genome, one interval contains:
- the LOC143049697 gene encoding frizzled-9-like — protein sequence MDIMHWILLLCVVCYLPCYQTLSPFDGRHQYAKCERIEIPMCMDMKYNWTRMPNLVGHSNQKDAAIQVHEFTPLVRYGCSRLLRFFLCSLYAPMCTEMGGETMIIPVCRSMCLEVRQKCEPILSRFNFEWPKILDCSKLPQKSDPKPNNLCMEAPNVTHETELDPQIFDPLNKKDKKWQELVNKIRPLSNDNSEKHNIHKPMKCSDRFYLWDKSDHNDTCVPRCNMDVLFRQEDKDFAEIWMIVWASACCLSTVITFLTFVIDTTRFKYPERPIIFLSVCYAIYSMAFMIRAIIGPNAISCDKGHDGSEFLIQEGLESTWCIIVFLIMYFFGMASQLWWVILTLTWFLAAGRKWGQEAIESLSSYFHLAAWAIPAIKTIIILTMRRVDGDELTGLCYVGNQDISALTGFVLTPLILYLLLGTFFILAGFVALFRIRNNLKQDGTNIRKLEKLMAKIGVFAVLYTVPATCVIGCYFYERVNFQTMRNAAESLPCRTGDKGTLDCSLDKSFPSVEVYMLKIFMSLVVGITSGMWIWSNKTVSSWKKFCTNRFTRKKYGGNVTYQQAPVVVVKSHKCVPKTSGSRV from the coding sequence aTGGACATAATGCATTGGATTTTATTACTTTGTGTCGTCTGCTATTTACCATGCTATCAGACTTTGTCGCCTTTTGACGGACGACATCAATATGCAAAGTGCGAACGTATTGAAATTCCAATGTGTATGGATATGAAATATAACTGGACACGGATGCCGAACTTAGTCGGACATTCAAATCAAAAAGATGCTGCGATCCAAGTACACGAATTCACACCATTAGTACGATATGGATGTTCCAGACTTTTGCGATTTTTCCTATGTTCGTTGTATGCCCCCATGTGTACTGAAATGGGGGGCGAGACGATGATTATTCCAGTTTGCCGCTCTATGTGCCTGGAAGTGCGGCAAAAATGTGAGCCAATTCTTAGCCGTTTTAATTTTGAATGGCCAAAAATTCTAGACTGTTCTAAACTTCCACAAAAAAGTGATCCGAAACCGAATAATTTGTGTATGGAAGCACCAAATGTGACACATGAAACGGAATTGGATCCTCAGATATTCGATCCACtcaacaaaaaagataaaaagtggCAAGAATTGGTCAACAAAATCCGTCCTTTATCCAATGACAATTCAGAAAAACATAATATTCACAAACCTATGAAATGTTCGGATAGATTTTATTTATGGGATAAATCTGATCATAATGATACATGTGTTCCAAGATGTAACATGGATGTTTTATTCCGCCAAGAGGATAAAGATTTTGCCGAAATATGGATGATAGTGTGGGCCTCCGCCTGCTGTTTGTCCACAGTCATCACGTTTCTGACGTTCGTTATTGATACAACTCGATTCAAATATCCCGAAAGGCCTATTATATTCTTATCAGTGTGCTATGCAATTTATTCCATGGCGTTTATGATCCGTGCCATAATAGGACCTAATGCAATATCATGTGACAAAGGACACGATGGATCAGAATTTTTAATCCAAGAGGGATTGGAAAGTACATGGTGCATTATAGTCTTCTTGATAATGTACTTTTTTGGAATGGCTAGTCAATTATGGTGGGTGATTTTAACATTGACATGGTTTTTAGCAGCAGGGCGGAAGTGGGGCCAGGAGGCTATCGAATCCTTAAGTAGTTACTTCCACTTAGCCGCATGGGCTATACCAGCCATCAAAACTATTATCATTTTAACAATGCGCCGGGTTGATGGCGATGAACTAACAGGTCTATGTTATGTAGGCAATCAAGACATTTCTGCATTAACAGGTTTTGTCCTGACACCTTTAATTTTATACCTACTCCTTGGTACATTTTTCATATTAGCAGGCTTTGTAGCCTTGTTCCGTATtagaaacaatttaaaacaagACGGAACAAATATTCGTAAATTAGAAAAATTGATGGCAAAAATTGGTGTTTTTGCTGTGTTATATACTGTTCCAGCCACTTGTGTGATAGGCTGTTATTTCTATGAACGTGTGAACTTTCAGACTATGCGAAACGCAGCCGAGTCGTTGCCTTGTCGGACTGGAGATAAAGGAACGTTAGACTGCAGTTTGGACAAATCATTTCCAAGCGTGGAAGTATATATGTTAAAGATTTTCATGTCATTGGTGGTAGGTATAACCAGTGGTATGTGGATATGGAGTAATAAAACTGTTAGTTCTTGGAAAAAATTCTGTACGAATAGATTTACTAGGAAAAAATATGGAGGCAATGTGACTTACCAACAAGCGCCAGTCGTTGTCGTTAAATCTCATAAATGTGTTCCAAAAACTTCGGGTTCGAGAGTGTAG